Below is a window of Candidatus Blochmanniella vafra str. BVAF DNA.
AATAGGTATATTGATTACAGTTCATGAGTTCGGACATTTTTTAGCAGCACGATTTTTTCAAGTCAAAGTAGAACGCTTATCTATTGGGTTTGGGCCTGTATTATGGAGTTGGACATGTTCAAATGGAACTGAATATACTATATCTGCAATTCCATTAGGAGGTTATATAAAATTACTTGATACACCTTCTAATTCAATTTTTGAAAAATCTCGTAATCTTGTTGCACAAAAAATTACTAATGAAGGAAACTCATTTCATTCCCAACATATTTGGAAACGTAGCATTATAATCGCTGCCGGTCCTATTTTTAATTTTATTTTTGCTATATTAATTTATACTATAACTTATAGTATAGGAATACCCATTAATAAACCTATCATTAATTATATTTTGCCTAATTCTATTTTTGATCAGTCAGGGATACCAGTGAAATCAGAAATTAAGTCTGTAAATAATATTAAAGTTTCTGATTGGGAATCAGCACGTTTTGAAATTCTAAATAATATAAATAAAAAAAAAATTTTATTCACTATTCAAGTAACGAGCGATAAAAAAGAACATTTAAACACGTATACTATTTATTTACCGACTAATTGGTTTAGTCAATCTCTTATTGATTCTAATGATCCGTTAATAGCGTTAGGTATCTTTCCTGATATTTTACACATAACATCAGATGATTTAGATTCGCAATTATATTGTTTTAATTCCCAGAATTTATTAGAAATTAACGATAAAATTTTATTAATTAATAAACAACCAATATATAATTGGGAGTTCTTAACACAAACTATACAAAATAACGCAGAAAAACTATTTCAAATAGTTGTGGAACGAAATGAACGTTTACTATATTTAGATGCGATATTAGGTAATAAAAATTTAGTTGATTCTAATGTTTTTAAAACAAATAATTATTTCTTTTTAAGAAATAATTATTTAGCAAATACTCAAAATCCAGAAATTCAGAAGTATGAATTACATAATGCTATCTTAAAAGCTTTTAATAAAACTAAAAATTTATTTTTTTTCACAGTAAATTCATTGCGTCAATTGATTTCTGGTGATATTAAAATAACTAATTTGCATGGTCCTATAGCAATAGCACAAGGTGCAAGACAATCAATGTATTCAGGATTGCATCATTATTTAATGTTTTTAGCTATAATTAGTATAAATTTAGGGATTATTAATTTTCTTCCTTTTCCGGTGTTAGATGGGGGGCAATTATGTTTATTATTAATTGAAAAAATAACAGGGGCTCCATTATCTAAAAAAGTACAAAATTTTAGTTATATGCTTAGTTTAATAATACTAATATGTATTACTATAATAGCTTTATATAACGATATAGTTTAGTAAGGTAATAGTGAAATAGATAATATACTTAATTATGAAACACTATAATATAACAAGAATAGTAATGGCAGTACTTTTGTTGTTTGTAAGTGATGTGACATACAGCACCGATTTTTTGGTGAATAAAATTTGTTTTATTGGATTGCAACGTGTTTCTTTAAATACTGCATTACATAAATTGTCGTTTAAAATTGGGGATGTTATCCAAAGTAGCGATATTGCTAATAGTATAAAAATGTTATTTTTTACTGGTTGTTTTAAAGAAATTTGTATATCTAGAGATGACGGAGTTATAACGATAACAGTTACAGAAAATCCTATAATTAATAAGATTACATTTCATGGAAACAAAGTGATCAAACCAGAAATGATACAACATGTATTAGATATGAAAAAAATTAAAGTTGGGCAGCCATTAAATAATTCGTTTATTTGTGAAGCACTTAAAGAATTTAAAGATATATATCATAGTATTGGGAAATTTAATGCTATAGTTAAAATTAACCCCATTATCTTACCTAAGAATTGTGTGGATTTAAAAGTAGTATTTTATGAAGGGAATACTGCTAAAATTAATAGTATTACCATTTTGGGTAATCAATCATTTTCTCAAAAAAAATTATTTGAACAATGCAATTTATATAAAAAAACTTGGTGGAATAATACATTGTATAATAATGAATATGACCAACAAAAAATTTTTTATGGTTTAGAAAAATTGCGTACTTTTTATTTAAATCATGGTTATGCGAAATTTTATATTGATGAACCTCTGGCAAATTTATCAATGAATAAAGAGAAAGTTGAAATTAATTTGCGTATTTTTGAGGGGTCTCGGTATTTTTTTGATTCTGTCATATTACATGGAAATGTATTAAAATATTTTCCTAGTATTAAAAGATATTTACAGATTTCATCTGAAAAATTATATAGTAATAGTGCAATTGAGCAAATGGGACAAAATATACGATATTTACTTGGAAAACACGGATATATTCAGCCTGATATTTTAATCGATCAAGATTTTAATGAAAAAAATAAAACTGTAAAATTGCATTTATACATTGATGTAGGAAAGCGTTTTTATGTTCGAGAAATATGTTGCGAAGGCAATAATTTGACTGAAGATTCCGTTATTAGAAGGGAAGTACGACAAGCAGAATTATCTCCTTTAAATTATATTCATGTTTTGAAGGATCAAGAGCAATTACGACGACTTGGTTATTTTAAAGAAGTGAACGCTCGTATTGAGCCAGTACCTGATACAATCAATCAAATTGACTTAATTTATAACATTGAGGAACGTAATACTGGCAACTTAAATATTAGCATTGGATTAGGCAAGGAAAGTGGTTTAAACATTCAATCTGAAATTCATCAAGATAATTTTTTGGGAACTGGAAATGCTATTTCTGTAACAATAACAAAAAATTATTGTCAGAGTTATATTGATATGCTAATGCTAAAAAGGTATTCTAAAATTAGGGGAGACAATATTTCTGGAAAAGTGTTTTATAACAATCTTTTTTCTGATAAGATGAATCTATCTAATTACAATATGAAGAATTATGGAGTTAATGTTGATTATTTATATCCATTAAACAAACGTACTTCTTGTAATATAGGATTAAATTATATATCAAATCATTTAAATAAAATAGTTCCTCAAGTTGCGGTATGGCGTTATTTAGACTCAATAGGTAAAAATCCTGCAATACTTACTGACCAAGTTAATCCCCTGACTAATATTAATAGTATTAATTTTTATGCTAATGATTTTCTGATAATTTTAGGACAATCTTTTAATAATCTAAATCATATATTTTTTCCTGAGTTTGGTTCTAATACAACTATTACGTGTAAATTAACGTTACCTGGATCTGATAATAAGTATTATAAACTAATGATAAACAGTAGTTATTATTATCCATTAGATGATAGAGCGCATTGGGTGTTAATGAGTGCTATATGCACTGGTTATTCTGGTAGTTTATATAATCAAAAAACAGAAAGTCCATTTTTTGATAATTTTTGTATAGGGGGAATAGGCACTGTTCGTGGATTTCGATTAAATAGTATTGGACCTAAAGCTGCGTATTATCAATGTAATAATTCTAATACAAATTATTCTCAATGCTCAATTAGAAATTCTTACGATACTATAGGGGGAAATGCAGTAGTATTTATAAAAAATGAATTAATTATGCCAATATTATGGATGAATAATACAAAATATGACAATGTAGCTCGAATTTCTTTATTTATAGATTCAGGTACAGTGTGGGATACATATTGGGAAAATACACAAAAAACTCAATACGCTGGTATTTTAGATTATAGTATTTTTGGTCATATACGTATATCTAGCGGGATATCTTTAAAATGGATATCTCCAATTGGCCCAATAATTTTTTCTTATTCAAAATTAATTCAAAAATATCCAGGAGATATGGAAGAGGTTTTTCAATTTACTATTGGTAAAACCGGTAATTTATAATTAAAAATCAAACTTACAGAGATAAGTATCTAACATATTAAAAATATATTTAATAATATTAATGTATTTGAGAGGTTTATAGTGAAAAATCAAATGTATATATTAGGAATAATGATTTGGTTAATTCAAATTAATTATGTTGACGCTTCAAATAAAATAGCAGTAGTTAATATTGCTCATATATTTCAGCAATCTTCTCAACGCTCAGAAAGTATTAAAAAGTTAGAATGTGAATTTAAAGATCGAGCTTCAGAATTAGAGATGATGGAACATGATTTACAAATTAAAATGCAAACATTACAAAGAGATGGAGCTACAATGAAAGAAATCGATCGAAATAAGTTAGAAAAATTATTAATAGCTCAAAGAGAACTTTTTTCTAATAAAGCTAAAGTATTTCAACAAGATAATCACTCTAGGCAAACAGAAGAAAGAGATAAAATTCTTGATATTATTTTTACAGTAGTTAAAAATATGGCTAAAAGAGAAAATTATGACATAGTTATTGATACTAGTTCAGTGGTGTATTTTAATTCTCGTATTAAAGATATTACTAACCCTGTTGCTAAACAAGTTGGCTAAATAGGTAGTATGTTTAATGTGTTTAAATAAAATTCGATTGTTTGAATTGGCTAAAAAAATAGGTGCTGAACTTCATGGAAATGGAAACATTTACATTACACAAGTTTCATCTATAAAAAAAGCACAATCAGGACATATTACTTTTTTAAACGATTTACGTTATAAAAATCAATTAAGATTTTGTTCTGCATCTGCTATTATTGTATCTAAGGAGAATTTAAAATTTTGTCGATCAATTACCGCATTGGTAGTTCAAGATCCTATTTTAACTTATATTAAAATATTTAATTTTTTTCATACTCAATCTAATGATAAATTTAATTCTCATATTTCAGCAGGATCAGTTATAGATAAGCGAGCTGTGTTAAGCAAAAATGTTAAAATTGGAAATAACGTTATTATACGATCTGGTGCGGTTGTAGAAGATAAGGTTAAAATCGGTTCTGGTTGTTTTATAGGCAAAAATGTTAAAATTGGTGAAGGTACTTGTTTATGCTCTAATGTTGTCGTGCATAGCGAATCAGAGATTGGAAAGTATTGTAGAATACAATCTGGATCAGTAATAGGATCAGACGGATTTGGATATATTAAGAGGAATAATATATGGATAAAAATTCCTCAATTAGGACGAGTAAACATTGAAAATTATGTAGAAATTGGATCATGTACTACTATTGATAGAGGTGCGTTAGATGATACACATATAAAAAATGGGGTGATTATTGATAATCAATGTCAGATTGCTCATAATGTAGTCATTGGTGAGCATACTGCAATAGCAGGAGGAGTAATTATTGCTGGTAGTGTGATTATTGGCAATCATTGTATGATTGGTGGGGCAAGTGTAATTAATGGACATATTAGTATTTGTGATAACGCAGTAGTAACTGGAATGAGTATGGTAATTAGATCTATTTCACAACCTAGGGTGTATTCTTCTGGGTTGCCTGTGCAGCCTAATTTTTCTTGGAAAAGAACTACTGCTTTAGTTATGAAAATTAGAGAAATAAATAAACGAATAAAAAAAGTAGAAAAAAAAACACATTATTCCTATTATTATAGGATTCTGGGAATAATTTATTTTTTTACTATTTTAAGTTCAACTAGTTTGATTTTGTTAATAAATTTTCTTTTTAATCAGGAATAAAAAATTTGGTTATTGATGCTAGTATGTTATCTATAGAAGAAGTTTTAAGGCTTTTACCTCATCGTTTCCCATTTTTGTTAGTAGATCGTGTGCTCAATTTTGAGAAAGGAAAGTTTTTAAAAGCACTAAAAAATGTTTCATTTAATGAGCCTTTTTTTCAGGGGCATTTTCCAGGAAAACCTATTTTTCCTGGAGTTTTGATTTTAGAGGCTATGGCTCAAGCTACAGGAATTTTAGCATTTAAAAGCACAGGAAAATTAGAACCTGGGGAATTATATTATTTTGCGGCTATAGATGAAGCACGTTTTAAAAAACCAGTGCAACCTGGTGATCAAATGATATTAAATGTTGAATTTATTAAAGAAAGATGTGGAATTGCCCGTTTTAAAGGAGTAGCAACGGTTAATGAAGAAATGGCATGCGAAGCATTAATGATGTGTGCTAGACGTAAGGAAATTAAAATTGATGATTAACCCATCAGCCATTATTCACCCATCTTCTATAATAGAAAAAGGAGCTAAAATTCATGCCAATGTGCATATTGGGCCATTTTGTTTTGTTGGTGCTCAAGTTGAGATAGGAGCTCGAACTATATT
It encodes the following:
- the rseP gene encoding RIP metalloprotease RseP, translating into MINLTHFFWNTVAFVITIGILITVHEFGHFLAARFFQVKVERLSIGFGPVLWSWTCSNGTEYTISAIPLGGYIKLLDTPSNSIFEKSRNLVAQKITNEGNSFHSQHIWKRSIIIAAGPIFNFIFAILIYTITYSIGIPINKPIINYILPNSIFDQSGIPVKSEIKSVNNIKVSDWESARFEILNNINKKKILFTIQVTSDKKEHLNTYTIYLPTNWFSQSLIDSNDPLIALGIFPDILHITSDDLDSQLYCFNSQNLLEINDKILLINKQPIYNWEFLTQTIQNNAEKLFQIVVERNERLLYLDAILGNKNLVDSNVFKTNNYFFLRNNYLANTQNPEIQKYELHNAILKAFNKTKNLFFFTVNSLRQLISGDIKITNLHGPIAIAQGARQSMYSGLHHYLMFLAIISINLGIINFLPFPVLDGGQLCLLLIEKITGAPLSKKVQNFSYMLSLIILICITIIALYNDIV
- the bamA gene encoding outer membrane protein assembly factor BamA — its product is MKHYNITRIVMAVLLLFVSDVTYSTDFLVNKICFIGLQRVSLNTALHKLSFKIGDVIQSSDIANSIKMLFFTGCFKEICISRDDGVITITVTENPIINKITFHGNKVIKPEMIQHVLDMKKIKVGQPLNNSFICEALKEFKDIYHSIGKFNAIVKINPIILPKNCVDLKVVFYEGNTAKINSITILGNQSFSQKKLFEQCNLYKKTWWNNTLYNNEYDQQKIFYGLEKLRTFYLNHGYAKFYIDEPLANLSMNKEKVEINLRIFEGSRYFFDSVILHGNVLKYFPSIKRYLQISSEKLYSNSAIEQMGQNIRYLLGKHGYIQPDILIDQDFNEKNKTVKLHLYIDVGKRFYVREICCEGNNLTEDSVIRREVRQAELSPLNYIHVLKDQEQLRRLGYFKEVNARIEPVPDTINQIDLIYNIEERNTGNLNISIGLGKESGLNIQSEIHQDNFLGTGNAISVTITKNYCQSYIDMLMLKRYSKIRGDNISGKVFYNNLFSDKMNLSNYNMKNYGVNVDYLYPLNKRTSCNIGLNYISNHLNKIVPQVAVWRYLDSIGKNPAILTDQVNPLTNINSINFYANDFLIILGQSFNNLNHIFFPEFGSNTTITCKLTLPGSDNKYYKLMINSSYYYPLDDRAHWVLMSAICTGYSGSLYNQKTESPFFDNFCIGGIGTVRGFRLNSIGPKAAYYQCNNSNTNYSQCSIRNSYDTIGGNAVVFIKNELIMPILWMNNTKYDNVARISLFIDSGTVWDTYWENTQKTQYAGILDYSIFGHIRISSGISLKWISPIGPIIFSYSKLIQKYPGDMEEVFQFTIGKTGNL
- a CDS encoding OmpH family outer membrane protein, which produces MKNQMYILGIMIWLIQINYVDASNKIAVVNIAHIFQQSSQRSESIKKLECEFKDRASELEMMEHDLQIKMQTLQRDGATMKEIDRNKLEKLLIAQRELFSNKAKVFQQDNHSRQTEERDKILDIIFTVVKNMAKRENYDIVIDTSSVVYFNSRIKDITNPVAKQVG
- the lpxD gene encoding UDP-3-O-(3-hydroxymyristoyl)glucosamine N-acyltransferase, which codes for MCLNKIRLFELAKKIGAELHGNGNIYITQVSSIKKAQSGHITFLNDLRYKNQLRFCSASAIIVSKENLKFCRSITALVVQDPILTYIKIFNFFHTQSNDKFNSHISAGSVIDKRAVLSKNVKIGNNVIIRSGAVVEDKVKIGSGCFIGKNVKIGEGTCLCSNVVVHSESEIGKYCRIQSGSVIGSDGFGYIKRNNIWIKIPQLGRVNIENYVEIGSCTTIDRGALDDTHIKNGVIIDNQCQIAHNVVIGEHTAIAGGVIIAGSVIIGNHCMIGGASVINGHISICDNAVVTGMSMVIRSISQPRVYSSGLPVQPNFSWKRTTALVMKIREINKRIKKVEKKTHYSYYYRILGIIYFFTILSSTSLILLINFLFNQE
- the fabZ gene encoding 3-hydroxyacyl-ACP dehydratase FabZ; its protein translation is MLSIEEVLRLLPHRFPFLLVDRVLNFEKGKFLKALKNVSFNEPFFQGHFPGKPIFPGVLILEAMAQATGILAFKSTGKLEPGELYYFAAIDEARFKKPVQPGDQMILNVEFIKERCGIARFKGVATVNEEMACEALMMCARRKEIKIDD